A portion of the Fulvia fulva chromosome 1, complete sequence genome contains these proteins:
- a CDS encoding putative D-xylulose kinase A codes for MAGATTGPLYMGFDLSTQQLKGIVVDSNLKLIHEAKVDFDAHLSKYDIEKGVLTNPSEGEVFAPPAMWLEAVDLVLDRLKQAGLDFSRVKGISGAGMQHGTVFWSHEAEHILANLDSGKSLIEQLEPGSKGERKGAFAHPMSPNWQDASTQKQCDAFDAELGDPEILARVTGSKAHHRFSGPQILRYRTKYPDHYEKTARISLVSSFLASIFLGRVAPIDISDVTGMNLWDVNNGTWNDTLLALAAGSTEGVAELRKKLGDVPEDGGKAFGTVSKYFTGRYGFPPDCNITPFTGDNPATILALPLRPSDAMVSLGTSTTFLMSTPEYKPDPAYHFMNHPTTPGLYMFMLCYKNGGLAREQIRDQLDNTKSWDTFNDTALSTPPLSQTSDSDPMRLGLYFPRPEIVPNVPEGQWRYSYHPTAKDLKPSSSTSKADDARTILESQFLSLRLRSQALVKPSNDLPAQPRRVYLVGGGSANPAIAKICGEVLGGVEGVYKLDIGGNACALGAAYKAVWGCERTKGETFEELIGNRWDEGAFVKKIAEGYTQGTFERYGEAVEGFDAMEKRVLSEVGREGK; via the exons ATGGCAGGAGCTACTACTGGTCCCTTGTACATG GGCTTTGATCTATCGACGCAGCAATTGAAAG GCATCGTCGTTGACTCTAATCTGAAGTTGATTCACGAAGCAAAAGTCGACTTTGATGCACATCTCAGCAAATATGACATCGAAAAGGGAGTGCTCACGAACCCTTCCGAAGGCGAAGTCTTTGCACCACCAGCTATGTGGTTAGAAGCCGTTGATTTGGTCCTCGATCGCTTAAAGCAAGCCGGTCTGGACTTCAGCAGAGTGAAGGGTATCTCTGGAGCGGGTATGCAACATGGCACGGTCTTCTGGTCACACGAAGCAGAGCACATTCTCGCCAACTTGGACTCTGGAAAGTCGTTGATCGAGCAATTGGAGCCTGGAAGTAAAGGCGAGAGGAAAGGTGCTTTTGCCCATCCGATGAGTCCGAATTGGCAGGATGCCAGTACGCAGAAGCAATGCGATGCCTTTGATGCTGAGCTTGGCGATCCTGAGATTCTGGCGAGAGTGACTGGCAGCAAGGCGCATCATCGTTTCAGTGGACCACAGATTCTTCGGTATCGGACGAAGTATCCGGATCATTATGAAAAGACGGCGAGGATATCGCTGGTGTCATCTTTCCTGGCGTCCATCTTTCTTGGCCGAGTGGCACCGATCGACATTAGCGATGTAACGGGCATGAATCTCTGGGATGTCAACAATGGCACCTGGAACGATACTTTGCTTGCCCTCGCAGCGGGTTCAACAGAGGGCGTTGCTGAGCTGAGAAAAAAACTTGGCGATGTGCCAGAAGACGGTGGGAAAGCATTCGGCACTGTGAGCAAGTACTTCACAGGACGCTATGGATTCCCGCCAGACTGTAACATCACTCCCTTCACCGGCGACAACCCAGCAACGATCCTCGCACTTCCCCTTCGGCCGTCGGACGCAATGGTGTCGCTTGGCACCAGCACAACCTTCCTTATGAGCACACCCGAGTACAAACCAGACCCAGCCTACCACTTCATGAACCATCCCACAACACCAGGCCTATACATGTTTATGCTCTGCTACAAGAACGGCGGCCTCGCCCGCGAGCAGATCCGGGATCAACTGGACAACACGAAATCGTGGGACACCTTCAACGACACAGCTCTATCAACACCGCCTTTAAGTCAAACCTCCGACTCCGACCCCATGAGATTGGGCCTGTACTTCCCTCGGCCAGAGATCGTCCCCAATGTCCCAGAAGGCCAATGGCGATACAGCTACCATCCCACCGCAAAAGACCTCAAACCCTCGTCATCAACCTCCAAAGCAGACGATGCCCGCACAATCCTCGAATCCCAATTCCTCTCCCTCCGCCTCCGCTCCCAAGCCCTCGTCAAGCCCTCCAACGACCTCCCCGCCCAACCCCGCCGCGTCTACCTCGTAGGCGGCGGCTCTGCCAATCCAGCCATTGCCAAGATCTGCGGCGAAGTTCTGGGAGGCGTGGAAGGTGTGTATAAGCTCGATATCGGGGGTAATGCGTGTGCGCTGGGGGCGGCGTATAAGGCTGTTTGGGGTTGTGAGAGGACGAAGGGTGAGACGTTTGAGGAGTTGATTGGTAATCGCTGGGACGAGGGGGCTTTTGTGAAGAAGATTGCGGAGGGGTATACGCAGGGAACGTTTGAGAGGTATGGGGAGGCTGTGGAGGGGTTTGATGCGATGGAGAAGAGGGTATTGAGCGAGGTTGGGCGGGAGGGAAAGTGA